Sequence from the Heliomicrobium undosum genome:
ATGCCGGTGGCGTCGATGGAGGCGGTCAAATCCTGGAAGATCTTCGCCCAGAGCGGCTTGCCTTCCAGAGAGAAACGGTCCAGTTTTTCCGGCAGGCCCAGGATCTCCGGCGAGATCATGTAGCCGCGCACGTGGCAACCGCCCCGGTTCGATGTGGCGTACTGGACGCCATGACCCTGGATGCCGCGCGGGTCATAGGCCGGCAGTTCCTGCTTCTTGACAGTCATCGAGTACTCGGGGGCGCCGTAGGAGTCGGCCAGGCGGTAGGAACCCATGGCCAGCTTGGCGCCAAAACCTTCGGCAGCGCCCATCTTCTTCGTCCACTCGACGATGGCGTCGGCGTTGCCCCAGGCCAGTTCCGGTCCGTCCACTTCCTCGGCCTTGATATAGCCTTTTTCAAAGAGTTCCATGGCGCAGGCGATGGTGGCGCCAGCCGAGATGGTGTCCAGTCCGTACTCGTTGCAAAGGTGGTTGGCCTTGATGATCGCCTTCATATCATTGATGCCACAGTCGGAACCGTAGCACCAGATGGTTTCATACTCGGGTCCGCCGCCTTCCATCTCATCGGCCTTGGTGTAACGGCCGCAGGCGATGGGGCAACGGTAGCAGGGATCCTTTTTCAGGAGGTATTTCTCGGCCAGCGTCTCGCCGGAGATAGCTTCCGCATCGTCAAAGACGCCTGTCTGGAAGTTGCGCGTGGGGAAGACGCCGCTCTCATTGATGATGTTCACGAGTACTGCCGTGCCGTAGGTGGGAAGGCCCTGTCCGGTGACGCCGTTTTCCCGGATTTTGGCCATGACGCCCTTCAGGAGCCCCTTCATCCGCTCCGCATCAGCCAACTGCACCTTGCCGGAGCCGCGGACGACGATGGCCTTCACATTTTTCGAACCGACGACAGCGCCAACGCCGGAGCGGCCGGCGGCGCGGAAGCGGTCATTCATCACCGCCGCCATGGGCGATAGGTTTTCCCCGGCCGGGCCGATGCAGAGGACGCGGGCCTTCGGATCGCCCGCCTCTTCTAACAGCGTGTCCGTCGCCTCGTTCACCTTCATCCCCCAGAGATGGCCGGCGTCGCGGATCTCCACCTTGTCGTCTTGGATGCTGATGTAAACGGGCTTTTCCGACTTGCCTTCCAGGACGACGATGTCATAGCCGGCGTTTTTCAGTTCCGGTCCCCAGAAACCGCCCGAGTTGGAGCAGGCGATGGTGCCGGTCAGGGGCGACTTGGTGATCACCATGTAGCGACCGCCGGTCGGCACGTTTGTGCCCGTCAAAGGGCCCGTCGTGATGAAGACCTTGTTCTCGGGGCTCAGCGCGTCGATGGCGGGATCAATCTCTTGA
This genomic interval carries:
- a CDS encoding aldehyde ferredoxin oxidoreductase family protein, translating into MNAYVGTVLRINLSEKTIKCEPLDVDVAKKFIGGRGLGSYLLSQEIDPAIDALSPENKVFITTGPLTGTNVPTGGRYMVITKSPLTGTIACSNSGGFWGPELKNAGYDIVVLEGKSEKPVYISIQDDKVEIRDAGHLWGMKVNEATDTLLEEAGDPKARVLCIGPAGENLSPMAAVMNDRFRAAGRSGVGAVVGSKNVKAIVVRGSGKVQLADAERMKGLLKGVMAKIRENGVTGQGLPTYGTAVLVNIINESGVFPTRNFQTGVFDDAEAISGETLAEKYLLKKDPCYRCPIACGRYTKADEMEGGGPEYETIWCYGSDCGINDMKAIIKANHLCNEYGLDTISAGATIACAMELFEKGYIKAEEVDGPELAWGNADAIVEWTKKMGAAEGFGAKLAMGSYRLADSYGAPEYSMTVKKQELPAYDPRGIQGHGVQYATSNRGGCHVRGYMISPEILGLPEKLDRFSLEGKPLWAKIFQDLTASIDATGMCLFTSFALGAGDYADLLSAAMGVEWTADEVLAAGDRIYNLERLFNMQAGLTKADDTLPKRLLEEPLPEGPSKGWVHKLDELLPLYYEVRGWDADGVPTKEKLQALGLE